A section of the Chryseobacterium ginsenosidimutans genome encodes:
- a CDS encoding TerC/Alx family metal homeostasis membrane protein: MDKHQSIIDLHPGLVWGFAITVVIMLLLDLGVFNKKSHEVSSKEATIWSIVWISLSMVFSGVVYWVFNTDGTPESHALAVEKFTQYQAAYWVEKALSVDNLFVFILVFGFFKVPKYLHHKVLFWGIIGALIFRAIFIFAGVGLINLTYLPEMNVFGKAVQINIVMVLFGLFLVYAGIKSWGDGDDDDDEDYSNTAGARLIKRFWKVSDNYVGDKFFTIQNGIKMATPLLVVVAVIEFTDVLFAVDSIPAIFAISDDPFILYTSNIFAILGLRSLYFLLANFIHMFSKLPYGLAIILSFIGVKMLIAPWIHISSPLSLGIVGGVLVISVLLSIIFPDKKEEEKDKIEE; this comes from the coding sequence GTGGACAAACATCAAAGTATTATAGATCTTCATCCCGGCTTGGTTTGGGGATTTGCCATAACGGTGGTTATCATGTTGCTTCTGGATTTAGGAGTTTTCAATAAAAAAAGCCATGAAGTTTCTTCCAAGGAAGCTACAATCTGGTCAATTGTCTGGATCTCACTTTCAATGGTGTTTTCCGGAGTTGTATATTGGGTTTTCAATACAGACGGAACACCCGAAAGCCATGCTCTTGCAGTTGAAAAATTCACACAGTATCAAGCGGCATATTGGGTTGAAAAAGCATTGTCGGTAGATAATTTGTTTGTATTTATTCTGGTTTTCGGCTTCTTTAAAGTTCCGAAATATCTTCACCATAAAGTTCTTTTCTGGGGAATTATCGGAGCATTAATTTTCAGGGCAATTTTCATTTTTGCAGGAGTTGGATTGATTAATTTAACCTACTTACCTGAAATGAATGTTTTTGGAAAAGCTGTTCAGATTAATATTGTAATGGTTCTTTTCGGTCTGTTTCTCGTTTATGCAGGGATTAAATCTTGGGGAGATGGTGACGATGATGATGATGAAGACTACAGCAATACAGCAGGTGCAAGATTAATCAAAAGATTCTGGAAAGTTTCTGATAATTACGTTGGAGACAAATTCTTCACGATTCAGAACGGCATCAAAATGGCGACACCACTTTTGGTAGTTGTAGCTGTAATTGAATTTACGGACGTACTTTTCGCGGTGGATTCTATTCCTGCGATTTTTGCGATTTCAGATGATCCGTTTATCCTTTATACATCGAATATTTTTGCCATTTTGGGTCTCAGGTCTTTATATTTCCTACTGGCGAATTTTATTCATATGTTCAGCAAATTACCTTACGGATTGGCAATTATTTTATCTTTCATTGGAGTGAAAATGTTAATCGCACCATGGATTCATATATCATCACCGCTTTCATTAGGAATCGTGGGTGGAGTATTGGTAATTTCAGTACTTTTATCCATTATTTTTCCTGATAAAAAGGAAGAAGAGAAAGATAAAATTGAAGAATAA
- a CDS encoding toxic anion resistance protein, protein MDNQENQPIDPLGSIEPLKTFEPTPMVAPSQPAQNAAPAVLVDREGNVNLSQLQVEERKKYEVLADSIDETNPGSIVNFGADLQRTLSNQSDSFLGNVRRSNSGEVGELINNLLVELNYVDVEELNQNKFKSFLSKLPFMKGVMTQIENLFAKYDKIVNNIDQIAYKVNAGIITSTKDNAVLQTIFESNVNAIKQIEELVIVGNLRMEKAGIELAEMEAAPQNFQDYQIADKRDFISRLDRRLADLKVVRLIMMQSLPQIRLVQNNNVSIAEKAQTILTTTLPLWKNQLSLAVAMYRQQQSIEIQQKVSSTTEEILRKNAERLGQNSVNVARANEQTIVSVDVLRETTSKLISTLNEVKQIQKQGAEGRRKLDQDLMTLEHELKANVRG, encoded by the coding sequence ATGGATAATCAAGAAAATCAACCGATTGATCCACTTGGATCTATTGAGCCTTTAAAAACATTCGAACCCACTCCAATGGTTGCACCGAGTCAGCCTGCACAAAATGCAGCTCCGGCAGTTCTTGTTGACAGAGAAGGAAATGTAAATCTTAGTCAGTTACAGGTAGAGGAACGCAAAAAATATGAAGTTCTTGCAGACTCTATCGATGAAACGAATCCTGGCTCTATCGTTAACTTTGGAGCAGATCTTCAGAGAACGTTATCTAATCAGAGTGACAGTTTCCTCGGAAATGTAAGAAGATCGAATTCTGGTGAAGTAGGAGAATTGATTAATAATTTATTAGTCGAGCTTAATTATGTAGATGTTGAAGAATTAAATCAAAATAAATTCAAAAGTTTTTTAAGCAAATTACCTTTTATGAAAGGGGTAATGACGCAGATCGAGAATTTATTTGCAAAATATGATAAGATCGTTAATAATATCGATCAGATCGCTTATAAAGTAAATGCAGGAATCATTACTTCTACGAAAGATAATGCTGTTTTGCAGACGATTTTTGAAAGCAACGTAAACGCAATCAAACAAATTGAAGAATTAGTTATTGTCGGAAATCTGAGAATGGAGAAAGCAGGAATAGAATTGGCTGAAATGGAAGCTGCTCCACAGAATTTTCAGGATTATCAGATTGCTGATAAAAGAGATTTTATCTCAAGATTAGACAGAAGGTTAGCGGATCTTAAAGTGGTTCGTTTAATTATGATGCAGTCTCTTCCGCAGATCAGGCTGGTTCAGAATAATAACGTTTCCATCGCTGAAAAAGCACAAACCATTCTGACAACAACGTTGCCACTTTGGAAAAACCAGCTTTCACTGGCGGTTGCGATGTACAGACAACAGCAAAGTATTGAAATTCAGCAGAAAGTTTCTTCTACAACGGAAGAAATTTTAAGAAAAAATGCAGAACGTTTGGGGCAGAATTCTGTTAATGTGGCAAGAGCAAACGAGCAGACTATCGTTTCAGTTGATGTATTGAGAGAAACGACTTCTAAGTTGATAAGTACATTAAACGAGGTGAAACAGATCCAGAAGCAGGGTGCAGAAGGAAGAAGAAAACTGGATCAGGATTTGATGACTTTGGAACACGAATTAAAAGCAAACGTAAGAGGCTAA
- a CDS encoding HAD family hydrolase: MKTDIDIHNHSHFSFDLWLTLIKSHPEFKAKREELFSSFFDVNKPINEVAKVVKYYDDLCNSINEVIGGNVDTFEIYLLILNALDVDIKQINKEKLNEFYQKSEDLFLEYKPVVIFGNLHQFFDEIKNYGKTINILSNTGFIKGKTMRKFLINENLDQYIDFHIYSDEINCSKPNPEIFQEVKNLIKNQDLDLKQILHIGDNPIADYKGAIDFGFNAHLLQYKI, translated from the coding sequence TTGAAAACAGATATCGACATTCATAACCATAGTCATTTTTCTTTTGATTTATGGCTCACTTTAATAAAATCTCACCCTGAATTTAAAGCAAAAAGAGAGGAGCTCTTTTCCTCATTTTTTGATGTAAATAAGCCTATCAATGAAGTTGCGAAAGTCGTAAAATATTACGATGATCTTTGTAATTCTATCAATGAAGTTATTGGTGGAAATGTAGACACTTTTGAGATTTATTTACTGATCTTAAATGCTCTGGATGTTGATATTAAACAAATAAATAAAGAAAAGTTAAACGAGTTTTACCAAAAAAGCGAAGACTTATTTTTAGAATATAAGCCTGTTGTCATTTTCGGGAATTTGCATCAGTTTTTTGATGAAATTAAAAATTATGGTAAAACGATAAATATTTTGAGCAATACAGGTTTTATTAAAGGAAAAACAATGAGAAAGTTCCTGATTAATGAAAACCTTGATCAGTACATCGATTTCCATATTTATTCTGATGAAATTAATTGTTCAAAACCGAATCCTGAGATATTTCAGGAGGTGAAAAATTTAATAAAAAATCAGGATTTAGATTTAAAGCAGATTTTACATATCGGTGACAATCCGATAGCTGATTATAAGGGCGCAATAGATTTTGGTTTCAACGCACACTTACTCCAATACAAAATATAA
- a CDS encoding catalase, whose translation MPSPLKYNKKYDKLTDEEKELLEINKKSIADFVEQSTSISDVNYATRNAHAKTYAVAKGEFIIDKNVPEGLQQFFDKEKYDLIIRFSNAHLKINKSKKEVPAYGFSVKIKDENGDLLANYPLVNFPLFPINSVSTFLKLFTSVNRFFVKKWSSFSLMIQILRITPSIFTGSFFKNIIKLISKRNDFILSFDYHSVGAYRLGDNMMKIKLKPTSVDKHFGKKLTVKHALENYFKTNDFTADVLVQICYNLKDQPINRLNVEWKNSPYIKIGEVKIGKEAILNPTLCDNEMLSFNPFESKLFFQPVGKIQKLRDEAYKVSLQTRLKINKLLKYK comes from the coding sequence ATGCCAAGTCCACTAAAATATAACAAGAAATACGACAAGCTGACCGACGAAGAAAAAGAGCTTCTGGAAATCAACAAAAAAAGCATTGCCGATTTTGTAGAACAGTCAACTTCTATCAGTGATGTCAATTACGCCACGAGAAATGCTCATGCGAAAACGTATGCCGTAGCAAAAGGTGAATTTATAATCGATAAGAACGTTCCCGAAGGGCTTCAACAGTTTTTTGATAAAGAAAAATATGATTTGATCATTCGTTTTTCAAATGCTCATTTGAAGATTAATAAAAGTAAAAAAGAAGTTCCTGCATACGGATTTTCTGTCAAAATAAAAGATGAAAACGGAGATCTGCTTGCGAATTATCCTTTAGTTAATTTCCCGTTGTTTCCAATTAATTCTGTGAGTACTTTTTTAAAATTATTTACTTCTGTCAACCGTTTTTTTGTAAAAAAATGGAGCTCATTCTCTTTAATGATCCAAATTCTAAGAATTACTCCATCCATATTTACAGGTTCTTTTTTTAAGAATATCATAAAATTAATCAGTAAAAGAAATGATTTTATTTTATCTTTCGATTATCATTCCGTAGGAGCTTATCGATTGGGAGATAATATGATGAAAATTAAGCTGAAGCCTACATCCGTTGACAAACATTTTGGTAAAAAATTAACTGTGAAACATGCACTTGAAAATTATTTTAAAACTAATGATTTCACCGCAGATGTTCTGGTTCAAATTTGTTATAATCTGAAAGATCAGCCTATCAACCGACTTAATGTAGAATGGAAAAATTCGCCCTACATAAAAATTGGTGAAGTAAAAATTGGAAAAGAGGCTATTTTAAATCCTACTTTATGTGACAATGAAATGTTGTCATTTAATCCCTTTGAGAGTAAACTGTTTTTTCAGCCCGTAGGAAAGATCCAGAAACTTCGTGATGAAGCATATAAAGTTTCTTTGCAAACGAGACTTAAGATTAACAAACTTTTAAAGTACAAATAA
- a CDS encoding helix-turn-helix domain-containing protein → MSELKKIREQKNLTQEELAEKSGISVRTIQRIEAGTEPKGYTLKTLASSLEISEKDLLIADVLKDEIVVEEPILKVEKVEVFNSTLIKIINLSSIPFAWFPIANFLPPLLIMLFTKERSQIVKQIISLQIFLAIISPIIFLIVALLKLGSAFVLITMIGLSLANIFIILSNAYEIDKKRNLRYKLNFNII, encoded by the coding sequence ATGTCGGAACTAAAAAAAATCAGAGAACAGAAAAATCTCACTCAGGAAGAACTGGCTGAGAAATCAGGTATTTCTGTAAGAACCATTCAACGGATTGAAGCAGGAACCGAACCTAAAGGATATACGCTAAAAACTTTGGCTTCAAGTCTCGAAATTTCAGAAAAAGATTTACTGATTGCTGATGTTTTAAAAGATGAAATCGTAGTTGAAGAACCAATTTTAAAGGTAGAAAAAGTTGAGGTTTTTAACTCTACTTTGATCAAAATAATTAATCTGTCTTCAATTCCTTTTGCGTGGTTTCCAATTGCTAATTTTTTGCCGCCCTTATTGATTATGCTGTTTACAAAAGAGAGATCGCAGATTGTAAAACAAATCATTTCGCTTCAAATATTTTTAGCCATTATTTCACCTATTATTTTTCTGATTGTAGCCCTCTTAAAACTTGGTTCTGCATTTGTATTGATAACAATGATTGGCTTATCGCTCGCAAATATTTTCATTATTCTGAGCAATGCTTACGAAATTGACAAGAAAAGAAATCTTCGTTACAAACTGAATTTCAATATAATATAA
- a CDS encoding FKBP-type peptidyl-prolyl cis-trans isomerase: MGVADMLFKRKKELAEKNLQDGKEYMEEYGKRESVVQLPSGLQYEIITEGDGEKPGPKSTVKCHYHGTTISGKVFDSSVKRGTPASFPLNKVIKGWTEALQLMPVGSKWRLILPPHLAYGDQEISKEIGPNSTLVFEVELLGIK; the protein is encoded by the coding sequence ATGGGAGTAGCAGATATGTTATTTAAGCGTAAAAAAGAATTGGCAGAAAAAAACCTGCAAGATGGTAAAGAATACATGGAGGAATATGGGAAAAGAGAAAGCGTAGTTCAGTTGCCAAGCGGATTACAGTATGAAATCATTACAGAAGGAGACGGTGAAAAGCCGGGTCCAAAATCTACCGTAAAATGCCATTATCATGGAACTACAATTTCAGGAAAAGTTTTCGACAGTTCTGTGAAAAGAGGAACACCGGCATCATTTCCTTTAAATAAAGTAATCAAAGGATGGACAGAGGCTCTTCAGTTGATGCCTGTAGGAAGCAAATGGAGATTGATTCTTCCTCCGCATTTGGCTTATGGAGATCAGGAGATCAGTAAGGAAATCGGACCAAACAGTACACTTGTTTTTGAAGTGGAATTGTTGGGTATTAAATAA
- a CDS encoding TerD family protein, translating into MAINLQKGQRINLTKENGTTLTQACVGINWGAIEKKGFFGGVTREAVDLDGSCILYDTNKNATEIIYFGNLKSKNGAVKHSGDDLTGDVNGDDGLDNEVITIDFSNLDSNVEHVALVLNSYKGQDFGTIPFASIRIYEGTPTNVREVFAKYDIANDASFKGHVAMVMGVFYKRNGEWKFNAIGDPTADKKLQETIETVKQKYL; encoded by the coding sequence ATGGCTATTAACTTACAAAAAGGTCAAAGAATTAACCTTACGAAGGAAAACGGAACGACTCTTACGCAGGCTTGTGTAGGAATAAACTGGGGAGCAATTGAGAAAAAAGGTTTTTTCGGTGGAGTTACAAGAGAAGCAGTAGACTTGGACGGAAGCTGTATTTTATATGATACAAACAAAAACGCAACTGAAATAATCTACTTCGGTAATTTAAAATCAAAAAACGGTGCTGTAAAACACAGTGGAGATGATTTAACAGGTGACGTAAATGGAGATGACGGACTTGATAATGAAGTAATTACCATAGATTTTAGTAACCTGGACTCGAATGTAGAACACGTTGCATTGGTTTTGAACAGTTATAAAGGTCAGGATTTCGGAACAATTCCTTTTGCATCAATCAGAATTTATGAAGGAACTCCAACGAATGTAAGAGAAGTTTTTGCTAAATATGATATCGCAAACGATGCTTCTTTCAAAGGTCATGTTGCGATGGTAATGGGAGTTTTCTACAAAAGAAACGGAGAATGGAAATTCAACGCGATCGGAGATCCTACAGCTGACAAAAAATTACAGGAAACAATCGAAACTGTAAAGCAAAAATATTTATAA
- the fusA gene encoding elongation factor G encodes MKYNTRNIGIIAHVDAGKTTLTERLLYYTGMIHKIGNVDEGNTTMDKDIQEKNRGITISSAAISTQWKKDDNVFNINIIDTPGHIDFAVEVERSLRVLDSVVAVFCASSGVQPQTENVWFQAEKHGISKICFINKMDRIGADFFAVLNEIRTKLDAVPLALQIPIGSEDNFEGVIDLIKQKALYWIDENGETIVEKEIPENYKTEADEFRMKLMETLAEFDENFFEKFMGSEAQISEEMITEAIQRTCQSRAIVPVLCGSAFKNKGVQPLLDAIVNYLPASNQLSVIKGKDMKTEETIELERNEEETFSGLVFKVLIDKHMGKLAMLRIYSGKIKSGDTILNVRTGENFRISRILQMHSDKTLTIEEGKAGDIVALTGIKDAKTGDSLSNIEKPVLLESITIPASVIRVSIEPKTNTDEKSFGLVLAKIQEEDPSLVVERDKQTGETLLSGLGELHLEVTLEKIRLNHGIEINQGKPKVSYREILTETKIHREKLVKQNGGSGQFADITFEIGPRNENEIGLEFINKIKGGVIPGEFISSVEKGFREAMENGPLSGNPLESMRITLLDGSTHSEDSGAFDFEIAARDGFRAVAKTCKPRLLEPIMQVEIQSIDEYTGVVTADINKRRGIITSIEEKSGRKVFAAEVPLASTFGYISDLRTLTSGRASISMKLSHYALVPDFIANTLIT; translated from the coding sequence ATGAAATACAACACACGAAATATAGGGATAATAGCACACGTCGATGCCGGAAAAACAACTTTAACTGAAAGATTACTTTATTACACAGGAATGATCCACAAAATCGGAAACGTAGACGAAGGAAATACCACGATGGATAAAGATATTCAAGAGAAAAACAGAGGAATTACCATTTCATCTGCAGCTATTTCCACGCAATGGAAAAAAGATGATAACGTTTTCAATATCAACATCATTGATACTCCGGGACACATTGATTTTGCCGTGGAAGTTGAGCGTTCTCTGAGGGTTTTAGATAGCGTTGTTGCCGTTTTCTGTGCTTCTTCGGGAGTTCAGCCACAGACGGAAAACGTTTGGTTCCAAGCAGAGAAACATGGAATTTCTAAAATCTGTTTCATCAATAAAATGGACAGGATCGGGGCCGATTTCTTTGCTGTTTTAAATGAAATCAGGACGAAACTAGACGCAGTTCCTTTGGCTTTGCAAATTCCAATCGGTTCTGAAGATAACTTTGAGGGTGTTATTGATTTAATCAAACAAAAAGCCCTGTATTGGATCGATGAAAATGGCGAAACAATTGTTGAAAAGGAAATTCCTGAAAATTATAAAACTGAAGCTGATGAATTCAGAATGAAATTAATGGAAACATTAGCCGAATTTGATGAAAATTTCTTTGAAAAATTCATGGGTTCTGAAGCTCAAATTTCTGAAGAAATGATTACTGAAGCGATACAGAGAACCTGTCAATCAAGAGCTATTGTTCCTGTTTTATGTGGTTCTGCTTTTAAAAATAAAGGAGTTCAGCCGTTGCTTGATGCGATTGTAAATTATCTTCCTGCTTCCAATCAATTGTCTGTTATCAAAGGAAAAGATATGAAAACAGAAGAAACAATTGAATTAGAAAGAAATGAAGAAGAAACTTTTTCAGGATTGGTCTTCAAGGTGTTGATAGACAAACATATGGGCAAACTGGCGATGTTGAGAATTTATTCAGGAAAGATAAAATCCGGTGACACCATTTTAAATGTAAGAACGGGAGAAAATTTCAGGATTTCGAGGATTTTGCAGATGCATTCAGATAAAACGTTAACAATTGAGGAAGGAAAAGCGGGTGACATCGTAGCTTTAACAGGAATAAAAGATGCGAAAACAGGCGATTCTTTATCTAATATTGAAAAACCAGTTTTGCTTGAATCTATTACGATTCCTGCGTCGGTAATCAGAGTTTCTATTGAACCTAAGACGAATACTGATGAAAAATCTTTCGGTTTGGTTTTGGCAAAAATTCAGGAGGAAGATCCATCGTTGGTTGTTGAGAGAGACAAACAAACGGGAGAAACTTTGTTGAGCGGTTTAGGAGAATTGCATCTTGAGGTTACTTTGGAAAAGATCAGATTGAATCACGGAATTGAAATTAATCAGGGAAAACCTAAAGTTTCGTACAGAGAAATTTTAACCGAAACAAAAATCCACAGAGAAAAACTCGTGAAACAAAACGGAGGAAGTGGCCAGTTCGCAGACATTACTTTTGAAATTGGACCTAGAAATGAAAATGAAATAGGCTTGGAATTTATTAACAAAATTAAAGGCGGAGTCATTCCTGGTGAGTTTATCTCTTCTGTTGAAAAAGGTTTCAGAGAAGCAATGGAAAACGGTCCGTTGAGCGGAAACCCTTTGGAAAGCATGAGAATTACTCTTCTGGATGGTTCTACTCACTCTGAAGATTCTGGTGCTTTTGATTTTGAAATAGCCGCAAGAGATGGTTTCAGAGCCGTTGCAAAAACTTGTAAACCGAGACTATTGGAACCAATCATGCAGGTTGAAATTCAAAGTATCGACGAATATACCGGAGTTGTGACCGCCGATATCAACAAACGAAGAGGCATCATTACGTCGATTGAAGAAAAATCAGGAAGAAAAGTCTTCGCAGCAGAAGTTCCTTTAGCTTCTACTTTCGGGTATATTTCTGATCTGAGAACGTTGACGAGCGGCAGAGCTTCGATCAGCATGAAGTTGTCACACTATGCTTTAGTGCCCGATTTCATTGCAAATACATTAATAACCTAA
- a CDS encoding TerD family protein: MAINLQKGQRENINAPKFTVGLGWDTNNTSTGTGFDLDASLFLLGENKKLISDNHFIFYNNLESPDKAVIHSGDNLTGDGAGDDEQIKIDLTKIDDAVKEITVVVTIHDADARRQNFGQVRNSFIRIFNTDTNEEILKYELDEDFSIETAVEFGRIYNRNGEWKFEAVGSGQREGLEKFVSIYQ, translated from the coding sequence ATGGCTATTAACTTACAGAAAGGACAGAGAGAAAATATAAACGCACCTAAATTCACCGTAGGTTTAGGATGGGATACCAACAATACATCTACAGGAACAGGCTTTGATTTGGATGCATCTTTATTTTTATTGGGCGAAAATAAAAAGTTAATTTCTGATAATCACTTTATTTTTTACAATAACCTGGAGTCCCCTGATAAAGCAGTGATTCACTCTGGTGATAACCTGACAGGCGACGGAGCAGGAGATGATGAGCAGATTAAAATCGATTTAACCAAAATTGATGATGCTGTAAAAGAAATCACTGTAGTTGTAACGATTCACGATGCTGATGCAAGAAGACAAAACTTCGGACAGGTGAGAAATTCTTTCATCAGAATTTTCAATACAGATACGAATGAAGAAATTTTAAAATACGAACTAGATGAAGATTTCTCTATCGAAACAGCAGTGGAATTCGGAAGAATCTACAACAGAAATGGAGAATGGAAATTTGAAGCTGTAGGAAGCGGACAAAGAGAAGGTCTTGAAAAATTTGTATCAATTTATCAATAA
- a CDS encoding SulP family inorganic anion transporter, with amino-acid sequence MKNTIALFDFSKKINYKNELLAGFTVAMTMIPESLSFAILAGLSPLTGLYAAFMMGLVTAILGGRPGMVSGGAGATIVVLIALIKTHGIEYLFATVVLAGIFQLLVGVFKLGKFVRLIPQPVMYGFLNGLAVIIFMAQVEQFKITDANGVVGWLQGTSLYIMLGLTALTVTIVYFFPKITKVIPSSLIAILIVFAVVLGFNINTKTVADIAHISGSLPGFHIPNIPFSLETLKIIFPYAMIMAGVGLIESLLTLSMVDEITNSKGNTNKESVAQGLANITNGFFGGMGGCAMVAQTLVNLNAGSRARLSGIIASITILIIILVGAPFIEKIPMAALVGVMMMVAISTFQWVSIRIVNKMPKSDIFVGITVALITIVLHNLALAVLVGVIISALVFAWDNAKRIRARKHIDENGVKYYEIFGPLFFGSVTAFTEKFDPANDPEQVVIDFKESRIVDMSAIDALDKLSKKYSELNKKLHLRHLSEDCIKILKNAEAVIEINIQNDPTYKVMPEK; translated from the coding sequence ATGAAAAATACCATCGCCTTATTCGATTTTTCGAAAAAGATCAATTATAAAAATGAACTTTTAGCCGGATTTACAGTTGCAATGACTATGATCCCGGAATCTCTTTCATTTGCGATTTTAGCGGGGCTTTCTCCGTTAACAGGACTTTATGCAGCTTTTATGATGGGATTGGTTACCGCAATTTTAGGCGGACGTCCGGGAATGGTTTCTGGTGGAGCAGGAGCTACTATTGTTGTTTTGATTGCTTTAATTAAAACTCATGGGATAGAATATCTCTTCGCAACAGTTGTCTTGGCGGGTATTTTTCAATTATTAGTTGGCGTTTTCAAGCTCGGAAAATTTGTAAGATTAATTCCACAACCTGTGATGTATGGCTTTTTAAATGGTTTGGCAGTGATCATTTTTATGGCCCAGGTTGAACAGTTTAAAATTACTGATGCAAACGGAGTCGTTGGTTGGCTTCAGGGAACTTCCTTATATATAATGCTCGGATTAACAGCTTTAACGGTTACGATTGTTTACTTTTTCCCAAAAATTACAAAAGTAATTCCTTCATCATTAATAGCTATATTAATTGTTTTTGCTGTTGTTTTAGGATTTAATATTAATACAAAAACAGTTGCAGATATTGCTCATATCAGCGGAAGTCTACCCGGTTTTCATATTCCAAATATTCCTTTTTCGCTGGAAACTCTGAAAATTATTTTTCCTTACGCTATGATTATGGCAGGAGTTGGCCTGATTGAATCTTTGCTTACCTTATCGATGGTCGATGAAATCACGAATTCTAAGGGGAATACCAATAAAGAATCTGTGGCTCAGGGTTTAGCAAATATTACTAACGGATTTTTCGGAGGAATGGGAGGTTGCGCGATGGTTGCACAGACTTTGGTCAACTTAAATGCCGGTTCAAGAGCCAGACTTTCAGGAATTATCGCATCGATCACTATCTTAATAATTATCTTGGTCGGAGCCCCATTTATCGAAAAAATCCCGATGGCAGCATTGGTTGGAGTAATGATGATGGTAGCAATCAGCACGTTTCAATGGGTTTCTATTCGAATTGTAAACAAAATGCCAAAATCTGATATTTTTGTTGGAATAACGGTGGCTTTAATTACCATTGTTCTTCATAATTTAGCCTTAGCGGTTTTGGTGGGAGTGATTATTTCGGCATTGGTTTTTGCGTGGGATAATGCAAAAAGGATTCGTGCAAGAAAGCATATTGACGAAAATGGGGTTAAATATTACGAAATTTTCGGACCATTATTCTTCGGATCTGTCACAGCTTTTACAGAAAAATTTGATCCTGCGAATGATCCCGAACAAGTTGTTATAGATTTTAAAGAAAGTCGGATTGTAGATATGAGCGCCATCGATGCATTAGATAAATTGTCAAAAAAATACAGTGAACTGAATAAGAAACTACATTTAAGACATCTAAGTGAAGATTGTATAAAAATACTGAAAAATGCAGAAGCAGTAATAGAAATCAATATTCAGAACGATCCAACATATAAAGTGATGCCTGAAAAATAA
- a CDS encoding phosphoribosyltransferase family protein yields MNKRYSLHHIHSADEFTFSPAEYSYFKYGDKSYAEKFARELFEGFISVHEEILNTDKEIVVLPSPYMAIPTASNFLCFYFKKQLDFYLFQKGKKSSILSKINRNHTYTTDYGNLSFEDRKNLIANDTYYLDKDFLRGKLCIFIDDIKITGSHEFTVNKILNEYNVEADFLFMYYAELMNFGLDPKIENYFNYYAVKNVEHIAEVMIKPNFEFNTRIVKYILGLDSSNFEYLTSKVTKEHMDNLLELAISNNYHLIKEYENNINTLTQTELYYGY; encoded by the coding sequence ATGAACAAAAGGTACAGCTTACACCACATTCATTCAGCAGATGAATTTACTTTTTCGCCTGCCGAATACAGCTATTTTAAGTATGGCGATAAGTCGTATGCAGAAAAATTTGCAAGAGAATTATTTGAAGGATTTATTTCCGTACACGAAGAAATTTTGAATACAGATAAAGAAATTGTTGTGCTGCCAAGTCCGTACATGGCAATTCCGACAGCGTCTAATTTTCTATGTTTTTATTTTAAGAAACAATTGGATTTTTATTTGTTTCAGAAAGGAAAGAAATCAAGTATTTTATCGAAAATTAACAGAAACCATACTTATACGACTGATTATGGAAATCTAAGTTTTGAGGATCGTAAAAATTTAATTGCCAATGATACTTATTATCTGGATAAGGATTTTCTTAGAGGAAAACTTTGTATTTTTATAGACGATATCAAAATCACAGGAAGTCATGAGTTTACGGTGAATAAAATTTTGAATGAATACAATGTAGAAGCAGATTTTTTATTCATGTATTATGCTGAACTGATGAATTTTGGTCTTGACCCTAAAATTGAAAATTATTTTAATTACTATGCCGTGAAAAATGTAGAACATATTGCAGAAGTAATGATAAAGCCAAATTTTGAGTTTAATACAAGGATCGTGAAATATATTTTAGGCTTAGATTCAAGTAATTTTGAGTATCTTACGTCTAAAGTAACAAAGGAACATATGGATAATCTGTTGGAACTGGCAATCAGCAACAATTATCATTTAATAAAAGAATACGAAAACAATATAAACACTTTAACGCAAACCGAATTATATTATGGCTATTAA